The following proteins are encoded in a genomic region of Odontesthes bonariensis isolate fOdoBon6 chromosome 19, fOdoBon6.hap1, whole genome shotgun sequence:
- the LOC142368425 gene encoding leucine-rich repeat and fibronectin type-III domain-containing protein 4, with protein MPVPPPLNSQRKTHLPHTHLRPEQRAEGSTLFPPSILSFSLLPPLLISSLPSLSHLIHCACPGVTKRTLPDSVTFPVFHWLTLVTCCLLPSLIGAGETWGVVSACPFHCVCRNLSESLSTLCADKGLLFVPPHVDRRTVELRLADNFITEVSGKDFVNMTGLVDLTLSRNTIHVIRPMAFADLESLRSLHLDGNRLTTLGPRDLAGLVNLQHLIVNNNQLVKVSVQTFDDFLLTLEDLDMSYNNLRRVPWESIQNMASLHTLNLDHNLIDHIAEGVFGELYKLARLDMTSNRLRTLPPDPFFARSQTGAISPTPYNAVISLNFGGNPLHCNCELLWLRRLIRGDDMETCATPPHLAGRYFWSIPEEEFTCEPPLITRHTHKLWVLEGQRATLKCRAIGDPEPVVHWVSPDDRIVANSSRTSSFSNGTLDILVTVARDDGAYTCIAINAAGEATATVDLKIIPLPHRGGVSGNTGGNAKNNRNVTNGILRTDPGSSDISTGKNGINNGAGHGGEIVDGKRENGAIDEGDNRRGSDGEEADGGIMEDDDGEEEEGRMVGVQRVTSTSAQIQWDLGHLSEAYAVWMYQIQYNCTADETLIYRILPSTSDRFLLKNLVSGVDYNLCVLAIFDDTITSLAATKVLGCTSFSTKDVYPACRSLQAHFLGGTLTILVGGVVVVTLLVFTVALMVRHRVCNHGDHMICHSSNTEAGGGACCQGGGIGGGDKGGNGSGCYQSNGSGDMMMVVLPNGLPSKRGGEKGNEKDKEKEKEKDAANSASALPPKLPPKPRAKPKVNLEQFLSAGGVVSTTTGAESEMALVIRQRKLEKALPHNLESDRTPLYYSPTPPSTLPRQSRFRDLPNPRLERELTNRASFSLAAPLRDSELFDWRITPRGRDKWNSSQAYQSPITPLSPASGTVGKRRHSLDMGSSVALASDAAATVARHYGAVSYAKRLSVIWTRRSQSLHGMLVQCASTTSTTSSTTSDEGESRGDFGAHGYQRGYIHAYNTTNSNSNTGIITGKAKDRSREKGKDGRGAEDLEESVV; from the exons ATGCCTGTCCCCCCACCCCTCAATtcccaaagaaaaacacacctGCCCCACACTCACCTCCGCCCTGAGCAAAGAGCAGAGGGCTCCACCCtcttccctccatccatcctctctttctctcttctccCCCCACTTCTCATTTCATCTTTGCCCTCCTTATCCCATCTAATCCACTGCGCCTGCCCAGGGGTTACAAAGAGAACCCTTCCAGACTCCGTCACATTCCCGGTGTTTCACTGGCTGACTCTGGTCACATGCTGCCTGCTGCCTTCTCTGATCGGAGCTGGGGAGACGTGGGGTGTCGTCTCGGCCTGTCCTTTCCACTGCGTGTGTCGAAACCTTTCTGAATCACTCAGCACGCTCTGCGCTGACAAGGGCCTCCTGTTCGTCCCGCCGCATGTTGACCGGCGCACAGTCGAGCTGCGACTGGCTGAcaactttattactgaagtgaGTGGGAAAGACTTTGTCAACATGACTGGATTGGTTGATTTGACTCTGTCAAGGAACACTATCCATGTAATACGACCAATGGCCTTCGCTGACCTGGAGAGTTTGCGCTCCTTGCATCTAGATG GTAACCGCTTGACAACACTTGGACCCAGGGACCTTGCAGGTTTGGTCAACCTGCAACATCTGATTGTCAACAACAACCAGCTGGTTAAAGTTTCAGTCCAAACTTTTGACGACTTCTTGCTGACCTTAGAGGACCTTGACATGTCTTACAATAATCTCAGAAG GGTACCATGGGAGTCCATTCAGAACATGGCAAGTCTACACACTCTTAACCTGGACCATAATCTAATAGACCACATAGCGGAAGGAGTCTTTGGAGAACTTTATAAGCTTGCACGGCTGGATATGACCTCCAACAGGCTCCGTACTCTTCCTCCTGATCCGTTCTTTGCAag GTCTCAAACGGGTGCCATAAGTCCCACACCCTACAATGCTGTCATAAGCTTAAATTTTGGAGGGAACCCGCTCCACTGTAATTGTGAGCTGCTATGGTTAAGGCGGCTTATCAGAGGAGATGATATGGAGACCTGTGCCACTCCTCCTCATCTGGCTGGAAG GTATTTCTGGTCGATTCCTGAGGAGGAGTTTACTTGTGAGCCGCCACTCATCACTCGTCACACCCACAAGCTGTGGGTGCTTGAGGGCCAGCGGGCCACACTGAAATGCCGTGCCATTGGAGATCCTGAGCCAGTTGTCCACTGGGTTTCACCAGATGACAGGATTGTTGCAAACTCATCCCGAACCAGTTCTTTCAGCAATGGGACCTTGGATATTTTGGTAACTGTTGCCCGGGATGATGGGGCATACACATGTATTGCAATAAATGCAGCAGGTGAAGCAACTGCCACTGTGGACCTGAAAATAATTCCGCTGCCTCACCGTGGTGGGGTCAGTGGAAACACTGGGGGTAACGCCAAAAACAACAGGAACGTGACCAATGGAATTTTACGAACTGATCCAGGCTCATCAGATATCAGCACAGGGAAAAATGGGATTAACAACGGTGCAGGACATGGAGGAGAGATAGTGGATGGGAAAAGAGAAAATGGAGCAATCGATGAAGGTGACAACAGAAGGGGCTCAGATGGGGAAGAGGCTGATGGAGGAATCATGGAGGACGATGAtggggaagaggaggaaggcAGGATGGTTGGAGTACAGAGAGTGACGTCAACCTCGGCCCAGATCCAATGGGATTTAGGGCATTTGTCTGAAGCTTATGCTGTCTGGATGTATCAGATACAATACAACTGCACCGCCGATGAGACCCTTATCTACAG AATCTTACCATCAACCAGTGATCGTTTTCTGCTCAAGAACTTGGTTTCCGGTGTGGACTACAACCTGTGTGTGCTGGCCATTTTTGATGACACAATTACATCACTGGCTGCAACAAAAGTTCTAGGCTGCACTTCATTCTCCACCAAGGATGTGTACCCAGCATGCCGCTCTCTCCAAGCCCACTTTTTAGGTGGGACACTCACCATATTGGTTGGTGGTGTCGTTGTGGTGACTCTACTAGTGTTTACCGTGGCTCTCATGGTTCGTCACCGTGTTTGTAATCATGGCGATCATATGATatgtcacagcagcaacactgAGGCAGGAGGTGGGGCCTGCTGTCAAGGTGGAGGAATAGGAGGTGGAGACAAAGGCGGGAACGGCAGCGGATGCTACCAATCAAATGGCTCTGGAGATATGATGATGGTAGTCCTTCCTAATGGTCTGCCCTCTAAGAGAGGAGGGGAGAAGGGGAACGAGaaggacaaggagaaggagaaggaaaaaGATGCAGCCAATTCTGCTtctgctctgcctccaaaacttcCACCAAAGCCCAGGGCAAAACCTAAAGTCAACCTGGAGCAGTTTCTTTCAGCTGGGGGGGTGGTTTCCACGACAACAGGAGCAGAAAGTGAGATGGCACTGGTAATAAGGCAGCGGAAGCTGGAGAAGGCATTGCCACACAACCTAGAGAGTGACAGAACTCCCCTCTACTACTCCCCTACTCCTCCATCCACCCTGCCTCGTCAGTCACGTTTCAGGGATCTTCCAAATCCCCGTCTGGAGCGAGAACTAACCAATCGAGCCagtttctctttggctgcacCCCTGAGAGACTCAGAGCTATTCGACTGGAGAATCACACCCAGAGGTAGGGACAAATGGAACTCCTCACAGGCTTATCAAAGCCCTATAACCCCTCTAAGCCCTGCCAGTGGAACTGTTGGCAAACGGCGGCACTCACTGGATATGGGTTCCTCTGTGGCCCTAGCAAGTGATGCCGCAGCAACTGTTGCCAGGCACTATGGTGCTGTTAGCTACGCCAAGCGGTTGAGTGTGATCTGGACCAGACGGAGTCAGTCGCTTCATGGAATGCTGGTACAGTGCGCTTCGACGACAAGCACAACCTCTTCAACAACTAGTGATGAGGGTGAGAGTCGGGGGGACTTTGGGGCTCATGGTTACCAACGGGGATACATCCATGCTTATAACACTACCAACTCAAACTCAAACACTGGAATAATCACTGGGAAAGCAAAAGACAGGAGTAGGGAGAAAGGGAAAGACGGAAGGGGCGCTGAAGATCTTGAGGAAAGTGTTGTATAG